GATCATCGACTACAAGGCGGCGGTGAAGGCCGAGAAGGACACGCTGCCGCCGCGGCCGGCCGACGACTTCACCGACCCCGCCGATCCGCTGTTCAAGGCGGCCGACGACAAGCTCCAGACCGCGCGCACCCAGCGCAACGAGGTCGCGGAGACGGCCCGTACGGCGGTCCGCGCGGCCCGCGACGCCGCCCCGCCCAAGCCCTCGTACGCCGAACAGCTCAAAGACGGCATGGACTACCTGGAGATCGCGGAAACCCACCTGGCCGGGGGCGTCCTCAAGGGAACGGCGGGCCTCGCCAACTTCGTCCGGGCAGTCACCCCGTTCGACCCGTACAACCTCACCCACCCCGCCGAGTACCGGACCAACCTCAACTCGACGGTCGCCGGCCTGCTCGTGGCGGTCAACGACCCCATAGGCACGGGCAAGCAGATGCTCGACGACTTCATGAAGGACCCCACCGAAGGCGTCGGCAAATTCCTCCCGGAACTCGCCGGCACCAAGGGCCTCGGCGCCGGGAAGAAGGCCGGCACGGCCGCGAAGCACCTGGACGACCTGGACGGCCCGGGCGGCAAGGAGACGGACGGCCCGGGCCGCAAGGAGACGGACGGGAAAGGACCGCACCACGGCGAGCGGCCCGACCCGGACAAGGCCAGTGAGGGCACCGACCCCGTCGACCTCGCCACCGGCCGGATGTACCTCCCGCAGACGGACGTGGTCCTGCCCGGCACGTTCCCGTTCGCGTTCACGCGCCGTGCGGAGTCCGGCTACCGGGCGGGCCGCTGGTTCGGCCCCACCTGGTCCTCCACGATCGACCAGCACTTGGAGATCGACGCCAAGGGCGTCGTCCTGGTCTCCGAGGACGGCCTCCTCGTCGGCTATCCGCATCCCGCGCCCGGTGTGCCCGTACTGCCGGTGTCGGCCTCGGCCCCGCGCCACCCGCTGGCACGCACCCCTGACGGCGACTGGACGCTGACGGACCCGCTGACGGGTGCCGTCCGCCGCTTCGTCCCGCCGGCCGACGGCGCCGAGAACGGCATCGCGCCGATCGCCCAGTTCGAGGATCCGAACGGCAACCACGTCGTCTTCGAGTACGACGAGCACGGCACGCCGCTGGGGCTCACCCACTCGGGCGGCTACCGGCTGCACTTCGAGACCGAAGGCGGCCGGATTACGGCCCTGCACCTGTCCGGCGGCGGCCGCGTCCTCGCGTACGGCTACACCGACGGGAACCTGACCGAGGTCACCAACTCCTCCGGTCTGCCTCTGCGGTTCGCCTACGACGACCGCGCCCGCATCACCTCCTGGACGGATACGAACGAGCGCCGCTATGAGTACGCCTACGACGACCTCGACCGGTGTGTCGCCGAGGCCGGCGAGGCGGGCCACATCGCCCTCACCTTCCGCTACGACGACGTGGACCCGCAGACCCGCCACCGGGTGACGCGTGTGACCACCGCCGCAGGTCATACCCGCCAGTACCTGATCGACGACCGGTACCGGGTGGTGGCCGAGACCGACCCGCTCGGCGCGGTCACCCGGTACCAGTACGACAGCGGCGGCCGGCGGACCGCGCTCACCGATCCGCTCGGCCACACCACCCGCAGCACCTTCGACGACACGGGCCGCATGGTCTCCTACGTCCGGCCCGACGGCAGGGAGGCCCGCGCCGAGTACAACGACCTCGGCCGGCCGGTCAAGGTCGTCGCCGTGGACGGATCGGTCGTCCACCAGACCTACGACGAGCGCGGAAACCGCACCGCGGTCAGCCGCCCCGACGGGACGGTCACCCACTTCGGCTACGACGAGAGCGGCCACCTCACCACCGTCACCGACCCCCGCGGGGCGGTCACGCGGATCCGCACCGACCGGGCCGGGCTGCCGCTCGCCGTCACCGACCGGCTCGGCGCCACCACCACGTACGAGCGGGACGCCTTCGGGCGGGTCACGGCGGTCACCGACCCCCTGGGAGCGGTCACCCGCATGGAATGGACGGTGGAGGGCAAGCCGCTGCACCGGACGGACCCGGACGGCCGGCGCCGCTCGTGGACGTATGACGGCGAGGGGAACTGCCTGACCCGTACGGACGGCCCCGACGGCGGCGGGGTGCACTTCGAGTACACCCACTTCGACCTGCTCGCCGCCCGGACCGACGCGGACGGCACGCGCCACGCATACACATACGACGCCGAGCTGCGGCTGACCGGGGTCCGCAACCCGCAGGGCATGACCTGGGAGTACACCTACGACCCGGCGGGCCGGCTCATCCGGGAGACCGACTTCGACGGCCGTGTGCTCGACTACGCCTACGACCCGGCGGGCCGGCTCGTCACCCGCACCGACGCCCTCGGGCAGCGGATCACGTACGAGCGCGACGCCTTGGGGCGCACCGTCCGCAAGGACGCGGGCGGCACGGTGACGACGTACGAGTACGACGTCTTCGACCGGCTCGCCGTCGCGGTGTGCGGGGACAGCGTGCTGACCCGGCTGCGGGACCGGGCGGGCCGCATCCTCCAGGAGACGGTCGACGGCCGCACCCTCACCTACACCTACGACGCCATGGGGCGCCGCACCGGCCGAACCACCCCCACGGGCGCCGTCGCCGCCTGGGCGTACGACGCCGCAGGCCGCTACGACGCCCTGACCACGTCCGGCCGCCGGATCGGCTTCACGCACGACGCGGCGGGCCAGGAGCTCAGCCGTACCTACGGCGACGCCGTCGCCCTCGACCAGGCGTGGGACGAGACCGGCCGGCTGGTGGAGCAGCGGCTCACGGGCGCAGGACAGGGGGTGGTGCAGCGCCGCGGCTACACCTACCGGTCCGACGGGGTCCTGACCGGCGTCGACGATCTGTTGGCCGGCCCGCGCAGCTTCGACCTCGACCCGCGCGGCCGGGTGACGGCGGTGCACGCCGGTAACTGGACCGAGCGCTACGCCTACGACGACGTGGGCAACCAGACCTCCGCGTACTGGCCCGGCGCCCATCCCGGAGGCGGGGAAGCCACCGGACCGCGCACCTACGAGGGCACCCGGCTGATCGGCGCGGGCCGGGTCCGCCACGAGTACGACGTCCTCGGCCGGGTCGTGCTCCGCCAGAAGGCCCGGCTCTCGCGCAAGCCCGACACCTGGCGCTACGAGTGGGACGCCGAGGACCGAATTACGGCCGTCACCACCCCGGACGGGACGCGCTGGCGGTACACGTACGACCCGCTGGGACGGCGGACGGCGAAGGAACGGATGACGCCCGACGGCCTGGAGGTGGCCGAGCGCACGGTCTTCACCTGGGACGGCACCGTGCTGTGCGAGCAGCGGACCGCCGCCGCGGCGCAGGAGGCCGGCGGGATCGCCGTGACCTGGGACCACCGCGGCCTGCAGCCGCTCGCGCAGACGGAGCGGATCCTGGGCGCCAGCCAGGAGGTGGTGGACGAGCGGTTCTACGCCATCGTCACCGACCTGGTGGGCGCACCCGCCGAACTCGTCGACGAGCGCGGCGGACTGGCCTGGCGCAGCCGCTCCACACTGTGGGGATCCACGGCCTGGAACCGGGACGCCACGGCCTACACGCCGCTGCGCTTCCCCGGCCAGTACTTTGACGCCGAATCAGGCCTGCACCACAACTACTTCCGCACGTACGACCCCGAGACCGCCCGCTACCTGAGCCCGGACCCGCTGGGCCTGGCGGCGGCCCCCAACCCGGTGGCGTACGTCGCCAACCCCCACGGGTGGTGCGACCCCTTCGGGCTGGCCCCGTACTCGGACAGCACCCGGGCGGCGCAGGGCGTCGACCACCAGCTCAACGAGGCGGAGAGCGGCAAGGACAACCACTACCTGCAGGGCATCGGGAAAGACGAGGTGAAACTGGAGAAGTACCTGCGGGGCCATCTGCAATCGCCGGCCAACTACGTCGACAGCGACACGGGGGCGCGGATCATCATCGACAAGACCCTGGACCCGTCCAGGCCGGTGGCCATCATCCGCCAGGACCATATGATCCACGCGTACCACATCGAGCCGGAGGACCTCTCCAACTACATCACTCCGCGGGACGGCAAGGACACCGCGAAGTGGCGGACCCCGAAGGGGGACGAAGTGAATGAGTAGCCGCAGCGGTATCCCCCGCGATCCTGCACCCGGCTGGCCGGGCTACCACGCCGAGCCGTCCTACGACCCCGGCCAGAGCCGGGTCTTCCCGGCCCCGCTGCCGGCGGAGCTGCGGGCGCTCGGCAACGACGTCCGGGCGGCCGACTGGCCGGTGCGGCTCGCCTTCCGCAACTCCCGGACCGAGCTGCTCGACACGCTCTGCCGCTGGCAGACCCTGCGCGCGCTGGCGTACGTGCACCTGCTGGCCGCCCGCACGGGGGACGAGCGGCTGCCGGCCGACCTGAGGGTGGTTCCCGACCCGGAGGCGGTCGGCGAGCCGGGCCTGCCCGCGCTGCTGGCGAGGCTGGAGCATGCCGCCGCCGGCCTCCCGGCGGACCTGCTGGACGCGGTCGTCTGCGACAGCGGCGGGCTGCTCGCCGACAATCGGTTCGCGGCATCGGTGCTGGCCGCCGGGCTCACCGCCGATTCCCGGCCGGGGGACCCGGACAAGGCGGTCTCCCGCGCCGTGGTGCTCACCAGCTACTGGTACGAGGTCCCCGGGCTGCGCGGCGCGCTGGCCCTGGCGTGGAGCGCGAACCTGTTTGTCCGCTCCTGGCTGGGGTGGTCCCAGCGGTTCGTGTACGGCGACCCGGCGGGAGGCCTCGGCATCACCTCCGACCCCCGCCCGCCCCGCCCGGCGGCGTCCGCCCTCCCGAAGTGGGCGGAGCCCCTGCTGGACCGCATCGAGCAGGGTCCGGGGGCAGCCTCGTGACCTGGGCCGACTTCGTCGTGACCTCCCGGTACTCGTCGGCGACCGCTAGAAGTTCTTCGGCCGTCCGCCCGGGAGCGTCTCGCCACCACGGCGCCACGAGGCACAGCCGCACCAGCTCCGGCAGCCCGAGTGCGAGTGGGCCAGGCTCGTCGTGTACGGCGCGAAGGGCTTGTCGTTAAGATGCCGGCAGATCAACGTCTGGACCCGAGGCAGGGTCCAGCGTTCGTCTTCATAGCTGTGCCGTGCGCCGACGGGCCCTTGCCGAGTTCCTCCTCGAGCACGGCGAACTGTTCGTCGGTGATGGTCGGGGCGTTCGCCGGACCCGCTGACCGCAAGCCCTCCATGCCGTCCTCGCGCCAGGCGACCGGACAGGATTGGCAACCCCGCATGAACGCTGCCGATCAAGCTAGGGTCCGGGTAGCCCGTGCCGATATGGCGTGCTCGGGTGAGCCCGGGGCCCAGAGCGCTCTGGGGGCAGCAGTACCCCCGGGCCGCCCCCACCCCTACTGCCGCCCGTGTTGCTGGTGTCCGGCGTGACCCGGCGGCGTTGGGCAGGGCATGGAGATGGTGGAGCGGTTGCCGTTCGGGATGCGGACCGCGGTCGAGGCGACGTACGTCCGGTGCGCCCTGTGCGGCGCGTTCGGTGAGCTGGTCCTGGACAGCGGACGGCTGGACGAGGCGCTGGCCCGCGCCCGAGATCACGTCCGCGAGACGCATCCGGGCGCGGACATCCCCGAGGCGCTCCGGCTCGTGCCCGATGTCGCCTTCCCGCCGGACGGCTGCCGCGACGTTGTCGAGTGGGTCGAGCAGTACAACGCCCGGAACACGCTGCCGGTCCCTGGCCCGCGATAGCTGCGCCGGCTGGCGCCGCCGTCGGCCGCTCAGGCGGCTGGAGCGGGCGTGTGCTGTGGGATTCCGTGGGGCGGGGCCCCGCCGGTGCTGTTGCCGGGAAGAGGTGGGTGGCCGGGCCCTTGTTCCGGGAGCCGCGGCGGGTGCTGTACGGCTCCCTGGTGGGCGTCTGTCCGGCCGTGGACGAGGTAAACCGGGGCCGCGCTGCGGGCGCAGACGGGATGGGCTCAGGTGTGGACGCGGCTGTTGGTGCCGTCGTGGTGGTCGGCGTTTTCGTCGTCGAACTAGACGAGTAAGTCCGAAGTGTTGGTCAGTGGTCGTAGGCGACGAGTGATCGGGTGATGGATGTTCCGTTGGCCCGGTTGTGCCAGATGGCTGCGGTCAGGGCCAGGATGCGTTGTCCGACGCGGGCCAGGACCCCAGATGGGGTTCTGGCTCCGTGACGTTCGAGGTCGAGTTGGCCTTTGAGGGTGTCGTTCACCGACTCGATGAGCTGCCGGATCGGTTTGAGCAGGTGCTCGCCCGGCCGTGGCTTGCGGTTGCGGTAGCTGGGCCGCAGCAGGGTCAGGCCGTGGTCGGCCATGAAGGCGTCCAGGTGCTTGGAGACGTAGCCCTTGTCGCCGACGATGGTCTGCCCGGGGTGGGTGGCCAGCAGGTCGATGTCCTGGGTGAGCATGCCGGCGAGGACTTCACGCTCGTCCGTTGTCGGGTTGGCCAGCGCCCAGGCAATGGGCAGGCCGCCGGGTGTGCAGAGCAGGTGCAGACGCAAGCCCCAGAAGAACCGTGAGTGCGAGGCGCAGTAGCCGTAACCGGCCCAGCCCGCCAGTTGCGAGCGTTTGACCGTCGGCCGTGAGCGGGCGCACTCCACGGGGGTGGAGTCCACGATCCATACGTCGTCGTGCCACAGGTCGGTGTCGCGGGCCAGAGTGCGGATGAACCGGCTGATCAGCGTGTTGGCGGCCCGCAGGCGCTTGTTGTAGCCGGACTGCTCGGGCAGGTAGGGGAAAGTCGGCGCTCAGGTGGCGGCGGGCGAACCGAAGCCAGCGGGTCTCGGAGGCGAAGCCGAGGACGGCCTGCATGACCGCGAGCGTCAACAGCTCGGCATCCGTCAGCCTCGGCGGACGGCCCCATCGCCGCGTTCCTGCCAGAGAGTCATCAATCCTCACGTACAGTGCAGTCGCGAGGGTTTCGAGATCTGTCGTCACAAACGGATCAACGAGACCCTCGCTTCATGCGCCCGAAGACTTCGGACTTACTCGTCTAGAGCATGGCTCCCGGCCGTCCACCTGCTGCCCCGCCCAGGCCGCCGGGACGGACTTGCATCCGGAGTTCGACCGGGCCGACGTCGTCAACTGGCTGCTCGCCCACGACAAGATCACCCTTCCCGCCGGTGCGGGGCAGGCGTCGCTGCTGGTGCGCGGCGAGAGGGGCGCTACAGGCAGGTTCCGGCTGGATGCCCCGTGGCTGGGCCTCGCCGACGACATCGAGGGCACCGACCGGCTGTCGGGCTGGGTCGCCGACGACGCGGACGCCGACGCGCTGGCCGCCCTCGCGGCGGGCCCGGTCGGGGCCACCCTGACACGGCTCACCGCACCGGGCGCGGGTCCCCTCGCGGTGCTCGGGGACGTCCGGGTGACCGACCGGCTTTGGTCCGGATCTGGGGGCCTGCGAATCACGCTGGAATGGCCGGCCCGCCTGCGCGGCACCACCGCGCACACCGGTAACGGTGGTGTGGTCGCCACGGCGTCCCGCAGACCAGGACCGGCGAGGACTGCGTGTGCACCCGCCACGACTGCGGCGGCCTGGACCCAGTCCTGTGGTGCGACGAACACGGCGGCGAGGCGCCCCCCAGTGCTGGACTGGCACGCGGGCGGCGGCCTGCGCTGCGCACAGCTCGGGCGAGGAAGCGTGGCAAGCGTGACAAGCGCGTAGGGGCTCGTCGGCTGAGGGTGGTCCCGGCGCAGCCTCGGATGCGCCGGGGGCCGGTCAGGCCCGGATTTCACCGTCAGGGTTGCCGGCGGCGCGTTGGTACCAGGTTTCTGCCTCGGCCGCCCGCCCTGTGTTCTGCAGCAGCCGTGCGAGGTTGTTCATGGCAGGGGCGTTTCCGGCTTCGGCGGCGCGCCGGTACCAGGTTTCTGCTTCGGCCGTGCGCCCGGTGCCCTGCAGCACCACTCCGAGGTTGTTCATGGCTTCGGTGTTTCCGGCGTCGGCGGCGCGCTGGTACCAGGGTTCCGCCTCGGTCTCGCGGCCAGTGGTCTGCAGCAGCACCCCGAGGTTGTTCATGGCCTTGATCTGTCCGGCGTCGGTGGCTTTTCGGTACCAGGTTTCTGCCTCGTTGGTGCGGCCGGTGTTCTCCAGCAGCAGTCCGAGGTTGGTCATGGCGCCGGTGTTCCCGGCGTCGGTGGCTTTTCGGTACCAGGTTTCTGCCTCGTTGGTGCGGCCGGCGTCCTCCAGCACCATGCCGAGGTTGTTCATTGCGTTGGTGTTTCCGGCGTCGACGGCGCGCTGGTACCAGGGTTCCGCCTCGGTCTCGCGGCCAGTGTTCTCCAGCAGGAGTGCGAGGTTGTTCATTGCGTTGGTGTTTCCGGCGTCGACGGCGCGCCGGTACCAGGGTTCCGCCTCGGTCTCGCGGCCAGTGTTATGCAGCAGCAGTGCGAGATTGTTCATAGCGTTGGTGTGTCCGGCTTCGGCGGCGCGCTGGAACCAGGGTTGCGCCTCGGTCTCGCGGCCAGTGTTATGCAGCAGCGCTCCGAGGTCGTTCATGGCGTCGGTGTTTCCGGCGTCGATGGCTTTCCGGTACCAGGTTTCTGCTTCGTCGGTGCGGCCGGTGTTGGCCAGCAGCACTCCGAGGCCGTGCATGGCGTCGGTGTTTCCGGCGTCGGTGGCTTTGCGGTACCAGGTTTCTGCCTCGTTGGTGCGGCCGGTGCCGGCCAGCACCACTCCGAGGTTGGCCGTAGCGTTCATCTGTCCGGCGTCGGCGGCCTTCCGGTACCAGGTTTCCGCCTCGTCGGTGCGGCCGGAGTAGGCCAGCACCACTCCGAGGTTGGTCATGGCGTCGGTGTGCCCGGTGTCGGCGGCTTTCCGGTACCAGGTTTCTGCCTCGTCGGTGCGGCCGGTGCCGGCCAGCACCACTCCGAGGCTGTACATGGCGTCGGTGTCTCCGGTGTCGGCGGCTTTCCGGTACCAGGTTTCTGCCTCGTCGGT
This DNA window, taken from Streptomyces sp. TN58, encodes the following:
- a CDS encoding putative T7SS-secreted protein — encoded protein: MGWRDFVPDSAEDWVEDRAEDLGDAVEWGGDKVAGAAEKVGLDEAGDWVRDKSRSAANQLGSDVSELELGQTEDPNKLVYGSVSKIRAQVSHLSDFELSFTLVGNGLKALEGDGLKGASANAFRDAIAKEPPRWFKAAEAFGKAADAINRFADTVEWAQGQAKEALEEYNRAKKVSQDARTAYNKSIIDYKAAVKAEKDTLPPRPADDFTDPADPLFKAADDKLQTARTQRNEVAETARTAVRAARDAAPPKPSYAEQLKDGMDYLEIAETHLAGGVLKGTAGLANFVRAVTPFDPYNLTHPAEYRTNLNSTVAGLLVAVNDPIGTGKQMLDDFMKDPTEGVGKFLPELAGTKGLGAGKKAGTAAKHLDDLDGPGGKETDGPGRKETDGKGPHHGERPDPDKASEGTDPVDLATGRMYLPQTDVVLPGTFPFAFTRRAESGYRAGRWFGPTWSSTIDQHLEIDAKGVVLVSEDGLLVGYPHPAPGVPVLPVSASAPRHPLARTPDGDWTLTDPLTGAVRRFVPPADGAENGIAPIAQFEDPNGNHVVFEYDEHGTPLGLTHSGGYRLHFETEGGRITALHLSGGGRVLAYGYTDGNLTEVTNSSGLPLRFAYDDRARITSWTDTNERRYEYAYDDLDRCVAEAGEAGHIALTFRYDDVDPQTRHRVTRVTTAAGHTRQYLIDDRYRVVAETDPLGAVTRYQYDSGGRRTALTDPLGHTTRSTFDDTGRMVSYVRPDGREARAEYNDLGRPVKVVAVDGSVVHQTYDERGNRTAVSRPDGTVTHFGYDESGHLTTVTDPRGAVTRIRTDRAGLPLAVTDRLGATTTYERDAFGRVTAVTDPLGAVTRMEWTVEGKPLHRTDPDGRRRSWTYDGEGNCLTRTDGPDGGGVHFEYTHFDLLAARTDADGTRHAYTYDAELRLTGVRNPQGMTWEYTYDPAGRLIRETDFDGRVLDYAYDPAGRLVTRTDALGQRITYERDALGRTVRKDAGGTVTTYEYDVFDRLAVAVCGDSVLTRLRDRAGRILQETVDGRTLTYTYDAMGRRTGRTTPTGAVAAWAYDAAGRYDALTTSGRRIGFTHDAAGQELSRTYGDAVALDQAWDETGRLVEQRLTGAGQGVVQRRGYTYRSDGVLTGVDDLLAGPRSFDLDPRGRVTAVHAGNWTERYAYDDVGNQTSAYWPGAHPGGGEATGPRTYEGTRLIGAGRVRHEYDVLGRVVLRQKARLSRKPDTWRYEWDAEDRITAVTTPDGTRWRYTYDPLGRRTAKERMTPDGLEVAERTVFTWDGTVLCEQRTAAAAQEAGGIAVTWDHRGLQPLAQTERILGASQEVVDERFYAIVTDLVGAPAELVDERGGLAWRSRSTLWGSTAWNRDATAYTPLRFPGQYFDAESGLHHNYFRTYDPETARYLSPDPLGLAAAPNPVAYVANPHGWCDPFGLAPYSDSTRAAQGVDHQLNEAESGKDNHYLQGIGKDEVKLEKYLRGHLQSPANYVDSDTGARIIIDKTLDPSRPVAIIRQDHMIHAYHIEPEDLSNYITPRDGKDTAKWRTPKGDEVNE